Part of the Streptomyces europaeiscabiei genome is shown below.
GACAAGCGCGTCCTCACCCAGGGTTTGGTCCAGCTGGCCGTCAGCCAGGGATACAAGGGCGACTGGTCCGGACTTTTCGCCGGCCTGGTGATGGCGATGCTTCCAGTGCTGGCCGCGTACATCGTGTTCCAGCGGCAGGTCGTGCAGGGGCTGACCGCCGGAGCGCTGAAGTAGCGCGGTGGGGCCGACCGACACGGCCCCACCCCGGTCCCCCGAGTGACCCGTTCCGGGACCTCAAGTAGCCGCAGAGTGACATTTAGTGGTCATTCGGTGGTCTCAGTTTCCGTCAAGGACTTGACTGCGGTAACCCGTTCAGCGGAGCTTGGAGTTCACAACTTGTAAGTGACCCGGTTCCGCTGCTGTGACCTGGGTCACGGGCGGCGTGCGGGCCGCCCAGCCTGGGACGGGAGTGGATGAGTCGATGGAGACTCCGGGATCGCAGTCGTCGCTGCACCGAGCAAATCTCGAGCGCGTCGTACGGGCGGTGCGGCTGGCCGGGTCGCTCACTCAGGCGGAGATCGCCAGGACGACCGGCCTGTCCGCGGCCACGGTCTCCAACATCGTGCGCGAGCTGAAGGACGGTGGAACCGTCGAGGTCACGCCCACGTCGGCGGGCGGCCGCCGGGCGCGCGCGGTCTCGCTCAGCGGTGACGCCGGGATCGTGATCGGCGTGGACTTCGGGCACACGCATTTGCGCGTCGCGATAGGGAATCTCGCCCATCAGGTGCTCGCCGAGGAGGCCGAGCCGCTGGACGTGGACGCCTCCTCGACCCAGGGGTTCGACCGGGCGGAGCAGCTGGTCACCCGGTTGATCGAGGCCATCGGTGTGGATCCTACGAAGATCGCGGGTGTGGGTCTCGGCGTGCCGGGACCGATCGACGTGGAGTCGGGGTCGCTCGGCTCCACCGCCATTCTGCCGGGCTGGACCGGCACCAAGCCCGCCGCCGAGATGCGCGACCGCCTCGGTGTGACGGTGCACGTGGACAACGACGCCAACCTCGGCGCCCTCGGTGAGCTGGTCTGGGGCAGTGGCCGGGGGGTTCGGGACCTGGCGTACATCAAGGTGTCCAGTGGTGTTGGTGCCGGGCTGGTGATCGATGGCAAGATCTACAGGGGCCCGGGTGGCACGGCGGGAGAAATCGGGCATATTACTCTTGATGAATCCGGTCCTGTCTGCCGCTGCGGCAACCGCGGCTGCCTGGAGACCTTCGCGGCCGCGCGCTATGTGCTCCCGCTCCTCCAGTCCAGTCACGGCACCGACCTGACCATGGAAGGGGTCGTACGGTTGGCGAGGGACGGGGACCCGGGCTGCCGTCGGGTGATCGCCGACGTCGGCCGACACATCGGAAGTGGAGTCGCCAATCTCTGCAATCTGTTGAACCCGAGCCGTGTGGTCCTCGGTGGCGATCTCGCCGAGGCCGGGGAGCTGGTGCTCGGTCCCATAAGGGAGTCGGTCGGCCGGTACGCGATCCCGAGTGCCGCACGTCAACTCTCAGTGCTGCCAGGGGCACTTGGCGGCCGTGCCGAGGTCCTCGGGGCCCTGGCCCTGGCCCTCAGCGAGATGGGTGATTCGACCCTTTTGGACGGAACCCTCTCCGCAGCAACCCCTGCCTTCACTTAGAGAACGAAACACGCCGTTGCCAACCCGTTAAGGATTTACTTCTTGACGTCGCACGTGTGGCCGAGTTGACTTCCAGCCACCTCGGCCGCAGTGCTGCGGCCCGTGTCAGGGAGGCACAACCCAAATGAACGCAACGATGCGTAGAGTCGCGATCGGCGCCACCGCGATCTCGCTGGCGCTGTCCGTGGCCGCCTGTGGCAAGGCCGGCGACGACAAGGACTCGGACAGCGGCAGCGACAACGGCTCGGACAGCAAGTCGATCGGTCTGCTCCTGCCCGACTCGGTCACCGCGCGCTACGAGAAGTTCGACAAGCCTTACTTCGAGGCCAAGGTCAAGGAACTCTGCGACGACTGCGACGTCCAGTACGCGAACGCCGCGGCCGACCCGAACAAGCAGGCTCAGCAGATGAGCACCATGGTGACCAAGGGCGTCAAGGTCATCGTCGTCTCCGCCCAGGACTCCGCCGCCATCAAGTCCTCCATCCAGGCCGCGGTGGACAAGGGCGTCAAGGTCGTCGCCTACGACCGTCTCGCTCAGGGCCCGGTCTCGGCCTACGTCTCCTTCGACAACGTCAAGGTCGGCGAGCTGCAGGGCCAGGCGCTCCTCGACGCCCTCGGCGACAAGGCGACCCCCAAGGCCAAGGTCGTCATGATCAACGGCGACGACGCCGACCCGAACGCCGGTCAGTTCAAGGAGGGCGCGCACAAGGCCCTCGACGGCAAGGTCGACATCGCCTACGAGCAGTCCGGCCTCTGGAAGGACACCGTCGCCGCCGAGAAGATGTCCGCGGCGATCACCCAGCTGGGCGCCAAGAACATCGCGGGCGTCTACGCCGCCAACGACGGCATGGCCGGTGGCATCGCCAACACCCTCAAGGGTGCGAAGATCAGCAACATCCCGCTGACCGGTCAGGACGCAGAGCTTGCGGCCATCCAGCGGATCGTCGCCGGCACGCAGTCCTCCACGGTCTACAAGGCCTACAAGCCGGAGGCCGACACGGCCGCCGAGCTGGCGGTCAACCTGCTGGAGGGCAAGGACATCAAGTCCCTGGCCGACACCGAGGTGACCAGCGGCTCCGGCGACAAGGTCCAGGCGAAGCTGCTGACCCCGGTCTCGGTGACCAAGGAGAACATCAAGGACACGGTGGTGAAGGACGGCCTGTACACGGTCGCCGACATCTGCACCGCCGAGTACGCCAAGGCGTGCAAGTCCGCCGGTCTGGAGTAGTCACTCCGGCCCGCTGAGCCTGTCCGGCGCCCGCCCCACCTTCAGACCCCGCTTCCGGGGCGGGCGCCGGATGGAACCGTGACGCTCCGCTGGCGGTGCCGGGAGGGCCGTCGGTCGCCCTTCCCGTCGTCGTGGCTGGTCGCGCAGTTCCCCGCGCCCCTTCAGGGCACGGGTGGGCACGGCGGATCTACGCATGTTCCCCTGTAAGTCTTGTGCGTCACGCACATTTCCGCGCCCGGTTACCGGCGCGGCATCCCCGCCGGTCAGGCGGCGAAGGAGATGGTTCACGTGTCCGCTACGCCCGTGCTGGCGTTGCGCGGAGTCTCCAAGCGATTCGGTGCGGTGCAGGCACTCACCGACGTCGATCTGGAGGTCCACGCCGGAGAAGTGGTCGCCCTGGTGGGCGACAACGGCGCAGGAAAGTCCACCCTGGTCAAGACGATCGCGGGTGTCCACCCCATCGATGAGGGCGTCATCGAGTGGCAGGGCGACCCGGTCCGGATCAACAAGCCGCACGACGCCCAGGGACTCGGCGTCGCGACGGTCTACCAGGACCTCGCGCTCTGCGACAACCTCGACGTCGTGGGCAACCTCTACCTCGGGCGCGAGCTGCTGCACCGGGGTGTCATCGACGAGGTGTCGATGGAGAAGAACTCCCGCGAGCTGCTCTCCACGCTCTCTATCCGGATCCCCAGCGTCCGTATCCCGATCGCGAGCCTCTCCGGCGGTCAGCGCCAGGTCGTCGCCATCGCCCGTGCCCTCATCGGCGACCCCAAGCTCGTCATCCTCGACGAGCCCACCGCCGCCCTCGGTGTCGAGCAGACCGCGCAGGTTCTCGACCTGGTCGAGCGGCTGCGCGAGCGCAACCTCGCCGTCATCCTCATCAGCCACAACATGGCCGATGTGAAGGCGGTCGCGGACACCGTCGCCGTCCTGCGGCTGGGCCGGAACAACGGTTCCTTCTCCGTGAAGGACACCAGTCACGAAGAGATCATCGCCGCGATCACGGGTGCCACGGACAACGCCGTGACCCGTCGTGCGGGGCGGCGCACCACGGAGGCGGCAAAGTGAGCGACACGTCCAAGACCGTGAAGAGCGATTCCGCACCGGACACCGGGGCCGAGGGTCAGACCACGGTCGCCCCCGCCGACGACCCCACGGCCGCGCCGGTCAGCGTCGTCGACCCGCGTCTGCTGGTCCGCGAAGAGGGTCTCAAGGGCTACGTCACCGAGTTCAAGCGCAAGGTGAAGGGCGGCGAGCTGGGCTCGCTGCCGGTGGCCATCGGGCTGATCGTCATCTGGACGATCTTCC
Proteins encoded:
- a CDS encoding sugar ABC transporter substrate-binding protein: MRRVAIGATAISLALSVAACGKAGDDKDSDSGSDNGSDSKSIGLLLPDSVTARYEKFDKPYFEAKVKELCDDCDVQYANAAADPNKQAQQMSTMVTKGVKVIVVSAQDSAAIKSSIQAAVDKGVKVVAYDRLAQGPVSAYVSFDNVKVGELQGQALLDALGDKATPKAKVVMINGDDADPNAGQFKEGAHKALDGKVDIAYEQSGLWKDTVAAEKMSAAITQLGAKNIAGVYAANDGMAGGIANTLKGAKISNIPLTGQDAELAAIQRIVAGTQSSTVYKAYKPEADTAAELAVNLLEGKDIKSLADTEVTSGSGDKVQAKLLTPVSVTKENIKDTVVKDGLYTVADICTAEYAKACKSAGLE
- a CDS encoding ATP-binding cassette domain-containing protein → MVHVSATPVLALRGVSKRFGAVQALTDVDLEVHAGEVVALVGDNGAGKSTLVKTIAGVHPIDEGVIEWQGDPVRINKPHDAQGLGVATVYQDLALCDNLDVVGNLYLGRELLHRGVIDEVSMEKNSRELLSTLSIRIPSVRIPIASLSGGQRQVVAIARALIGDPKLVILDEPTAALGVEQTAQVLDLVERLRERNLAVILISHNMADVKAVADTVAVLRLGRNNGSFSVKDTSHEEIIAAITGATDNAVTRRAGRRTTEAAK
- a CDS encoding ROK family transcriptional regulator — encoded protein: METPGSQSSLHRANLERVVRAVRLAGSLTQAEIARTTGLSAATVSNIVRELKDGGTVEVTPTSAGGRRARAVSLSGDAGIVIGVDFGHTHLRVAIGNLAHQVLAEEAEPLDVDASSTQGFDRAEQLVTRLIEAIGVDPTKIAGVGLGVPGPIDVESGSLGSTAILPGWTGTKPAAEMRDRLGVTVHVDNDANLGALGELVWGSGRGVRDLAYIKVSSGVGAGLVIDGKIYRGPGGTAGEIGHITLDESGPVCRCGNRGCLETFAAARYVLPLLQSSHGTDLTMEGVVRLARDGDPGCRRVIADVGRHIGSGVANLCNLLNPSRVVLGGDLAEAGELVLGPIRESVGRYAIPSAARQLSVLPGALGGRAEVLGALALALSEMGDSTLLDGTLSAATPAFT